The following are encoded in a window of Cucurbita pepo subsp. pepo cultivar mu-cu-16 chromosome LG12, ASM280686v2, whole genome shotgun sequence genomic DNA:
- the LOC111807224 gene encoding uncharacterized protein LOC111807224 isoform X5 has protein sequence MDDTDLAIESSKMVVEQTVEVGRQSSSTWDGQATATKKIIAICQSGGEFVKNKDGFLCYNGGEAYAIDIDQQTNLDDFRTEIAEMFSCSIDTMSIKYFLPGNKKTLISISKDKDLKRMINFLKDSITVDVFIMPEEAVARNLSHMPASRSSRTTVSEAVVPVVEPVDVAVENIIAMDQIGMDLSNEIPLICVPGVSSDEKYRKAAQQWENAIIGVDQRFNSFNEFREALHKYSIAHGFAYRYKKNDSHRVTVKCKYQGCPWRIYASRLSTTQLICIKKMNTNHSCEGAAAKAGYRATRGWVGNIIKEKLKVSPNYKPKDIADDIKRDYGIQLNYSQAWRAKEIAREQLQGSYKEAYNQLPYFCENIKETNPGSVASFTTKEDSSFHRLFVSFHASIAGFQHCRPLLFLDSTPLNSKYQGVFLTATAVDGEDGIFPAAFAVVDAETEENWHWFLLELKSAVKTSEQITFVADFQYGLNKSLAEIFDKSYHSYCLRRLAEKLNNDLKGQFSHEARRFMINDFYAAAFASKLEDFQRCAESIKGISPDAYNWIIQSEPEHWANAFFGGARYNHITSNFGQKFYCSISEAHELPITQMIDVLRGKMMETIYRRRVESDQWMTKLTPTNEEKLQKEISIARSFQVSLSRGSTFEVRGESVDIVDIDHWDCSCKGWQLTGLPCCHAIAVIECIGRSPYDYCPRYFTVESYRLTYAESIHPVPNVDRLILDESTPALVTVTPPPTRRPPGRPKLKQNESLEVVKRQLQCSKCKGLGHNKKTCKDS, from the exons ATGGATGATACTGATCTTGCAATTGAAAGCTCTAAAATG GTAGTCGAACAAACAGTTGAAGTGGGAAGGCAATCTTCTTCTACATGGGATGGCCAA GCCACGGCTACGAAGAAAATAATTGCTATATGCCAATCAGGTGGTGAGTTTGTGAAAAATAAAGATGGATTCCTGTGTTACAACGGGGGTGAGGCCTATGCTATAGATATTGACcaacaaacaaatttagaCGATTTCAGGACAGAAATCGCAGAAATGTTTAGTTGTAGTATTGATACAATGTCCATCAAGTATTTTCTTCCCGGTAACAAGAAAACTCTCATCTCGATATCCAAGGACAAGGATCTAAAGCGGATGATAAACTTTTTGAAGGATTCTATCACAGTCGATGTGTTTATCATGCCAGAAGAAGCTGTTGCTCGAAATTTATCCCATATGCCTGCTAGTAG GTCAAGTAGAACAACAGTTTCTGAGGCAGTAGTTCCTGTAGTTGAGCCTGTAGATGTTGCAGTTGAGAATATCATCGCCATGGATCAGATAGGTATGGACTTATCTAATGAAATCCCTTTAATTTGTGTTCCTGGGGTGTCTAGTGATGAAAAGTATCGAAAAGCTGCACAACAATGGGAAAATGCCATTATTGGTGTAGACCAAAGGTTTAACAGCTTTAACGAATTCCGAGAAGCCTTACATAAGTACTCAATcgctcatggttttgcttacCGGTACAAGAAAAATGATAGCCATCGTGTCACTGTTAAATGCAAATACCAAGGTTGTCCATGGCGAATATATGCTTCAAGGTTGTCTACTACCCAACTGATTTGtattaagaaaatgaacacCAATCATTCATGCGAAGGGGCTGCTGCTAAAGCTGGGTATCGGGCTACTAGGGGATGGGTAGGAAATATCATAAAGGAAAAACTTAAGGTCTCCCCAAACTACAAACCAAAAGATATTGCAGATGACATAAAACGAGATTATGGAATTCAATTGAACTATTCACAGGCATGGCGTGCAAAAGAGATAGCAAGAGAGCAGCTACAAGGCTCCTACAAGGAAGCATATAATCAGTTGCCATACTTTTGTGAGAACATCAAAGAAACTAACCCTGGAAGTGTTGCTTCGTTCACCACTAAAGAGGATTCAAGCTTTCATCGCCTATTTGTATCGTTTCATGCATCAATTGCTGGTTTCCAGCATTGTCGACCTCTCCTTTTCCTCGACAGCACTCCATTGAACTCAAAGTATCAAGGGGTATTTTTGACTGCCACAGCTGTGGATGGGGAAGATGGCATATTTCCAGCAGCTTTTGCAGTTGTAGATGCTGAGACGGAGGAAAATTGGCACTGGTTTTTACTGGAATTGAAATCTGCAGTGAAAACGTCAGAGCAAATTACATTTGTTGCAGATTTTCAGTATGGACTGAACAAGTCTTTGGCTGAAATATTTGACAAGTCTTACCATAGCTACTGTTTGCGCCGTCTAGCTGAAAAGCTTAACAACGATTTAAAGGGCCAATTTTCTCATGAGGCTAGGCGATTTATGATTAACGATTTCTATGCTGCTGCTTTTGCATCTAAACTTGAGGATTTCCAGCGCTGTGCTGAAAGTATAAAAGGAATTTCACCTGATGCTTACAATTGGATCATACAAAGTGAACCAGAGCACTGGGCAAATGCATTCTTCGGAGGAGCAAGGTATAACCATATCACATCGAATTTTGGACAGAAGTTCTACTGTTCCATATCTGAAGCACATGAATTGCCTATAACACAGATGATTGACGTTTTACGGGGCAAAATGATGGAAACAATATATAGACGCAGGGTTGAATCAGACCAATGGATGACAAAATTAACACCAACCAATGAGGAAAagttacaaaaagaaatatcaaTTGCACGGTCATTTCAGGTTTCACTATCCCGCGGGAGCACATTTGAAGTTCGGGGGGAATCTGTTGACATTGTTGATATTGATCATTGGGATTGTAGCTGTAAGGGATGGCAGCTTACTGGTTTGCCTTGTTGCCATGCTATTGCTGTCATTGAATGCATTGGTAGGAGCCCATATGATTATTGCCCCAGATATTTCACAGTCGAGAGTTACCGCCTAACATACGCGGAATCAATCCATCCTGTCCCAAATGTGGACAGACTAATCCTGGATGAATCGACTCCGGCACTAGTCACAGTAACCCCTCCACCTACTAGAAGACCACCAGGTCGTCCAAAGCTGAAGCAGAATGAATCATTAGAAGTAGTCAAGCGTCAACTTCAATGTAGCAAGTGTAAAGGTCTTGGCCACAATAAGAAGACGTGCAAAGATTCATAG
- the LOC111807224 gene encoding uncharacterized protein LOC111807224 isoform X6, protein MGWPSGEFVKNKDGFLCYNGGEAYAIDIDQQTNLDDFRTEIAEMFSCSIDTMSIKYFLPGNKKTLISISKDKDLKRMINFLKDSITVDVFIMPEEAVARNLSHMPASRSSRTTVSEAVVPVVEPVDVAVENIIAMDQIGMDLSNEIPLICVPGVSSDEKYRKAAQQWENAIIGVDQRFNSFNEFREALHKYSIAHGFAYRYKKNDSHRVTVKCKYQGCPWRIYASRLSTTQLICIKKMNTNHSCEGAAAKAGYRATRGWVGNIIKEKLKVSPNYKPKDIADDIKRDYGIQLNYSQAWRAKEIAREQLQGSYKEAYNQLPYFCENIKETNPGSVASFTTKEDSSFHRLFVSFHASIAGFQHCRPLLFLDSTPLNSKYQGVFLTATAVDGEDGIFPAAFAVVDAETEENWHWFLLELKSAVKTSEQITFVADFQYGLNKSLAEIFDKSYHSYCLRRLAEKLNNDLKGQFSHEARRFMINDFYAAAFASKLEDFQRCAESIKGISPDAYNWIIQSEPEHWANAFFGGARYNHITSNFGQKFYCSISEAHELPITQMIDVLRGKMMETIYRRRVESDQWMTKLTPTNEEKLQKEISIARSFQVSLSRGSTFEVRGESVDIVDIDHWDCSCKGWQLTGLPCCHAIAVIECIGRSPYDYCPRYFTVESYRLTYAESIHPVPNVDRLILDESTPALVTVTPPPTRRPPGRPKLKQNESLEVVKRQLQCSKCKGLGHNKKTCKDS, encoded by the exons ATGGGATGGCCAA GTGGTGAGTTTGTGAAAAATAAAGATGGATTCCTGTGTTACAACGGGGGTGAGGCCTATGCTATAGATATTGACcaacaaacaaatttagaCGATTTCAGGACAGAAATCGCAGAAATGTTTAGTTGTAGTATTGATACAATGTCCATCAAGTATTTTCTTCCCGGTAACAAGAAAACTCTCATCTCGATATCCAAGGACAAGGATCTAAAGCGGATGATAAACTTTTTGAAGGATTCTATCACAGTCGATGTGTTTATCATGCCAGAAGAAGCTGTTGCTCGAAATTTATCCCATATGCCTGCTAGTAG GTCAAGTAGAACAACAGTTTCTGAGGCAGTAGTTCCTGTAGTTGAGCCTGTAGATGTTGCAGTTGAGAATATCATCGCCATGGATCAGATAGGTATGGACTTATCTAATGAAATCCCTTTAATTTGTGTTCCTGGGGTGTCTAGTGATGAAAAGTATCGAAAAGCTGCACAACAATGGGAAAATGCCATTATTGGTGTAGACCAAAGGTTTAACAGCTTTAACGAATTCCGAGAAGCCTTACATAAGTACTCAATcgctcatggttttgcttacCGGTACAAGAAAAATGATAGCCATCGTGTCACTGTTAAATGCAAATACCAAGGTTGTCCATGGCGAATATATGCTTCAAGGTTGTCTACTACCCAACTGATTTGtattaagaaaatgaacacCAATCATTCATGCGAAGGGGCTGCTGCTAAAGCTGGGTATCGGGCTACTAGGGGATGGGTAGGAAATATCATAAAGGAAAAACTTAAGGTCTCCCCAAACTACAAACCAAAAGATATTGCAGATGACATAAAACGAGATTATGGAATTCAATTGAACTATTCACAGGCATGGCGTGCAAAAGAGATAGCAAGAGAGCAGCTACAAGGCTCCTACAAGGAAGCATATAATCAGTTGCCATACTTTTGTGAGAACATCAAAGAAACTAACCCTGGAAGTGTTGCTTCGTTCACCACTAAAGAGGATTCAAGCTTTCATCGCCTATTTGTATCGTTTCATGCATCAATTGCTGGTTTCCAGCATTGTCGACCTCTCCTTTTCCTCGACAGCACTCCATTGAACTCAAAGTATCAAGGGGTATTTTTGACTGCCACAGCTGTGGATGGGGAAGATGGCATATTTCCAGCAGCTTTTGCAGTTGTAGATGCTGAGACGGAGGAAAATTGGCACTGGTTTTTACTGGAATTGAAATCTGCAGTGAAAACGTCAGAGCAAATTACATTTGTTGCAGATTTTCAGTATGGACTGAACAAGTCTTTGGCTGAAATATTTGACAAGTCTTACCATAGCTACTGTTTGCGCCGTCTAGCTGAAAAGCTTAACAACGATTTAAAGGGCCAATTTTCTCATGAGGCTAGGCGATTTATGATTAACGATTTCTATGCTGCTGCTTTTGCATCTAAACTTGAGGATTTCCAGCGCTGTGCTGAAAGTATAAAAGGAATTTCACCTGATGCTTACAATTGGATCATACAAAGTGAACCAGAGCACTGGGCAAATGCATTCTTCGGAGGAGCAAGGTATAACCATATCACATCGAATTTTGGACAGAAGTTCTACTGTTCCATATCTGAAGCACATGAATTGCCTATAACACAGATGATTGACGTTTTACGGGGCAAAATGATGGAAACAATATATAGACGCAGGGTTGAATCAGACCAATGGATGACAAAATTAACACCAACCAATGAGGAAAagttacaaaaagaaatatcaaTTGCACGGTCATTTCAGGTTTCACTATCCCGCGGGAGCACATTTGAAGTTCGGGGGGAATCTGTTGACATTGTTGATATTGATCATTGGGATTGTAGCTGTAAGGGATGGCAGCTTACTGGTTTGCCTTGTTGCCATGCTATTGCTGTCATTGAATGCATTGGTAGGAGCCCATATGATTATTGCCCCAGATATTTCACAGTCGAGAGTTACCGCCTAACATACGCGGAATCAATCCATCCTGTCCCAAATGTGGACAGACTAATCCTGGATGAATCGACTCCGGCACTAGTCACAGTAACCCCTCCACCTACTAGAAGACCACCAGGTCGTCCAAAGCTGAAGCAGAATGAATCATTAGAAGTAGTCAAGCGTCAACTTCAATGTAGCAAGTGTAAAGGTCTTGGCCACAATAAGAAGACGTGCAAAGATTCATAG
- the LOC111807224 gene encoding uncharacterized protein LOC111807224 isoform X4, translating to MAKFVTVFVSFPITSQELTNVGKKTMDDTDLAIESSKMVVEQTVEVGRQSSSTWDGQATATKKIIAICQSGGEFVKNKDGFLCYNGGEAYAIDIDQQTNLDDFRTEIAEMFSCSIDTMSIKYFLPGNKKTLISISKDKDLKRMINFLKDSITVDVFIMPEEAVARNLSHMPASRSSRTTVSEAVVPVVEPVDVAVENIIAMDQIGMDLSNEIPLICVPGVSSDEKYRKAAQQWENAIIGVDQRFNSFNEFREALHKYSIAHGFAYRYKKNDSHRVTVKCKYQGCPWRIYASRLSTTQLICIKKMNTNHSCEGAAAKAGYRATRGWVGNIIKEKLKVSPNYKPKDIADDIKRDYGIQLNYSQAWRAKEIAREQLQGSYKEAYNQLPYFCENIKETNPGSVASFTTKEDSSFHRLFVSFHASIAGFQHCRPLLFLDSTPLNSKYQGVFLTATAVDGEDGIFPAAFAVVDAETEENWHWFLLELKSAVKTSEQITFVADFQYGLNKSLAEIFDKSYHSYCLRRLAEKLNNDLKGQFSHEARRFMINDFYAAAFASKLEDFQRCAESIKGISPDAYNWIIQSEPEHWANAFFGGARYNHITSNFGQKFYCSISEAHELPITQMIDVLRGKMMETIYRRRVESDQWMTKLTPTNEEKLQKEISIARSFQVSLSRGSTFEVRGESVDIVDIDHWDCSCKGWQLTGLPCCHAIAVIECIGRSPYDYCPRYFTVESYRLTYAESIHPVPNVDRLILDESTPALVTVTPPPTRRPPGRPKLKQNESLEVVKRQLQCSKCKGLGHNKKTCKDS from the exons ATGGCGAAGTTCGTGACAGTTTTCGTGTCCTTTC CAATAACAAGTCAAGAACTCACCAATGTTGGGAAGAAGACAATGGATGATACTGATCTTGCAATTGAAAGCTCTAAAATG GTAGTCGAACAAACAGTTGAAGTGGGAAGGCAATCTTCTTCTACATGGGATGGCCAA GCCACGGCTACGAAGAAAATAATTGCTATATGCCAATCAGGTGGTGAGTTTGTGAAAAATAAAGATGGATTCCTGTGTTACAACGGGGGTGAGGCCTATGCTATAGATATTGACcaacaaacaaatttagaCGATTTCAGGACAGAAATCGCAGAAATGTTTAGTTGTAGTATTGATACAATGTCCATCAAGTATTTTCTTCCCGGTAACAAGAAAACTCTCATCTCGATATCCAAGGACAAGGATCTAAAGCGGATGATAAACTTTTTGAAGGATTCTATCACAGTCGATGTGTTTATCATGCCAGAAGAAGCTGTTGCTCGAAATTTATCCCATATGCCTGCTAGTAG GTCAAGTAGAACAACAGTTTCTGAGGCAGTAGTTCCTGTAGTTGAGCCTGTAGATGTTGCAGTTGAGAATATCATCGCCATGGATCAGATAGGTATGGACTTATCTAATGAAATCCCTTTAATTTGTGTTCCTGGGGTGTCTAGTGATGAAAAGTATCGAAAAGCTGCACAACAATGGGAAAATGCCATTATTGGTGTAGACCAAAGGTTTAACAGCTTTAACGAATTCCGAGAAGCCTTACATAAGTACTCAATcgctcatggttttgcttacCGGTACAAGAAAAATGATAGCCATCGTGTCACTGTTAAATGCAAATACCAAGGTTGTCCATGGCGAATATATGCTTCAAGGTTGTCTACTACCCAACTGATTTGtattaagaaaatgaacacCAATCATTCATGCGAAGGGGCTGCTGCTAAAGCTGGGTATCGGGCTACTAGGGGATGGGTAGGAAATATCATAAAGGAAAAACTTAAGGTCTCCCCAAACTACAAACCAAAAGATATTGCAGATGACATAAAACGAGATTATGGAATTCAATTGAACTATTCACAGGCATGGCGTGCAAAAGAGATAGCAAGAGAGCAGCTACAAGGCTCCTACAAGGAAGCATATAATCAGTTGCCATACTTTTGTGAGAACATCAAAGAAACTAACCCTGGAAGTGTTGCTTCGTTCACCACTAAAGAGGATTCAAGCTTTCATCGCCTATTTGTATCGTTTCATGCATCAATTGCTGGTTTCCAGCATTGTCGACCTCTCCTTTTCCTCGACAGCACTCCATTGAACTCAAAGTATCAAGGGGTATTTTTGACTGCCACAGCTGTGGATGGGGAAGATGGCATATTTCCAGCAGCTTTTGCAGTTGTAGATGCTGAGACGGAGGAAAATTGGCACTGGTTTTTACTGGAATTGAAATCTGCAGTGAAAACGTCAGAGCAAATTACATTTGTTGCAGATTTTCAGTATGGACTGAACAAGTCTTTGGCTGAAATATTTGACAAGTCTTACCATAGCTACTGTTTGCGCCGTCTAGCTGAAAAGCTTAACAACGATTTAAAGGGCCAATTTTCTCATGAGGCTAGGCGATTTATGATTAACGATTTCTATGCTGCTGCTTTTGCATCTAAACTTGAGGATTTCCAGCGCTGTGCTGAAAGTATAAAAGGAATTTCACCTGATGCTTACAATTGGATCATACAAAGTGAACCAGAGCACTGGGCAAATGCATTCTTCGGAGGAGCAAGGTATAACCATATCACATCGAATTTTGGACAGAAGTTCTACTGTTCCATATCTGAAGCACATGAATTGCCTATAACACAGATGATTGACGTTTTACGGGGCAAAATGATGGAAACAATATATAGACGCAGGGTTGAATCAGACCAATGGATGACAAAATTAACACCAACCAATGAGGAAAagttacaaaaagaaatatcaaTTGCACGGTCATTTCAGGTTTCACTATCCCGCGGGAGCACATTTGAAGTTCGGGGGGAATCTGTTGACATTGTTGATATTGATCATTGGGATTGTAGCTGTAAGGGATGGCAGCTTACTGGTTTGCCTTGTTGCCATGCTATTGCTGTCATTGAATGCATTGGTAGGAGCCCATATGATTATTGCCCCAGATATTTCACAGTCGAGAGTTACCGCCTAACATACGCGGAATCAATCCATCCTGTCCCAAATGTGGACAGACTAATCCTGGATGAATCGACTCCGGCACTAGTCACAGTAACCCCTCCACCTACTAGAAGACCACCAGGTCGTCCAAAGCTGAAGCAGAATGAATCATTAGAAGTAGTCAAGCGTCAACTTCAATGTAGCAAGTGTAAAGGTCTTGGCCACAATAAGAAGACGTGCAAAGATTCATAG
- the LOC111807224 gene encoding uncharacterized protein LOC111807224 isoform X3 yields the protein MTFKSLMPSGKRYTNAPANRRVEMFDERGINEPTTDDNIQMTSSITSQELTNVGKKTMDDTDLAIESSKMVVEQTVEVGRQSSSTWDGQATATKKIIAICQSGGEFVKNKDGFLCYNGGEAYAIDIDQQTNLDDFRTEIAEMFSCSIDTMSIKYFLPGNKKTLISISKDKDLKRMINFLKDSITVDVFIMPEEAVARNLSHMPASRSSRTTVSEAVVPVVEPVDVAVENIIAMDQIGMDLSNEIPLICVPGVSSDEKYRKAAQQWENAIIGVDQRFNSFNEFREALHKYSIAHGFAYRYKKNDSHRVTVKCKYQGCPWRIYASRLSTTQLICIKKMNTNHSCEGAAAKAGYRATRGWVGNIIKEKLKVSPNYKPKDIADDIKRDYGIQLNYSQAWRAKEIAREQLQGSYKEAYNQLPYFCENIKETNPGSVASFTTKEDSSFHRLFVSFHASIAGFQHCRPLLFLDSTPLNSKYQGVFLTATAVDGEDGIFPAAFAVVDAETEENWHWFLLELKSAVKTSEQITFVADFQYGLNKSLAEIFDKSYHSYCLRRLAEKLNNDLKGQFSHEARRFMINDFYAAAFASKLEDFQRCAESIKGISPDAYNWIIQSEPEHWANAFFGGARYNHITSNFGQKFYCSISEAHELPITQMIDVLRGKMMETIYRRRVESDQWMTKLTPTNEEKLQKEISIARSFQVSLSRGSTFEVRGESVDIVDIDHWDCSCKGWQLTGLPCCHAIAVIECIGRSPYDYCPRYFTVESYRLTYAESIHPVPNVDRLILDESTPALVTVTPPPTRRPPGRPKLKQNESLEVVKRQLQCSKCKGLGHNKKTCKDS from the exons ATGACATTCAAGAGCCTAATGCCTTCTGGAAAAAG GTATACGAATGCTCCTGCTAATAGGAGGGTAGAGATGTTTGATGAGAGAGGCATTAATGAACCTACTACTGATGATAACATTCAGATGACATCAT CAATAACAAGTCAAGAACTCACCAATGTTGGGAAGAAGACAATGGATGATACTGATCTTGCAATTGAAAGCTCTAAAATG GTAGTCGAACAAACAGTTGAAGTGGGAAGGCAATCTTCTTCTACATGGGATGGCCAA GCCACGGCTACGAAGAAAATAATTGCTATATGCCAATCAGGTGGTGAGTTTGTGAAAAATAAAGATGGATTCCTGTGTTACAACGGGGGTGAGGCCTATGCTATAGATATTGACcaacaaacaaatttagaCGATTTCAGGACAGAAATCGCAGAAATGTTTAGTTGTAGTATTGATACAATGTCCATCAAGTATTTTCTTCCCGGTAACAAGAAAACTCTCATCTCGATATCCAAGGACAAGGATCTAAAGCGGATGATAAACTTTTTGAAGGATTCTATCACAGTCGATGTGTTTATCATGCCAGAAGAAGCTGTTGCTCGAAATTTATCCCATATGCCTGCTAGTAG GTCAAGTAGAACAACAGTTTCTGAGGCAGTAGTTCCTGTAGTTGAGCCTGTAGATGTTGCAGTTGAGAATATCATCGCCATGGATCAGATAGGTATGGACTTATCTAATGAAATCCCTTTAATTTGTGTTCCTGGGGTGTCTAGTGATGAAAAGTATCGAAAAGCTGCACAACAATGGGAAAATGCCATTATTGGTGTAGACCAAAGGTTTAACAGCTTTAACGAATTCCGAGAAGCCTTACATAAGTACTCAATcgctcatggttttgcttacCGGTACAAGAAAAATGATAGCCATCGTGTCACTGTTAAATGCAAATACCAAGGTTGTCCATGGCGAATATATGCTTCAAGGTTGTCTACTACCCAACTGATTTGtattaagaaaatgaacacCAATCATTCATGCGAAGGGGCTGCTGCTAAAGCTGGGTATCGGGCTACTAGGGGATGGGTAGGAAATATCATAAAGGAAAAACTTAAGGTCTCCCCAAACTACAAACCAAAAGATATTGCAGATGACATAAAACGAGATTATGGAATTCAATTGAACTATTCACAGGCATGGCGTGCAAAAGAGATAGCAAGAGAGCAGCTACAAGGCTCCTACAAGGAAGCATATAATCAGTTGCCATACTTTTGTGAGAACATCAAAGAAACTAACCCTGGAAGTGTTGCTTCGTTCACCACTAAAGAGGATTCAAGCTTTCATCGCCTATTTGTATCGTTTCATGCATCAATTGCTGGTTTCCAGCATTGTCGACCTCTCCTTTTCCTCGACAGCACTCCATTGAACTCAAAGTATCAAGGGGTATTTTTGACTGCCACAGCTGTGGATGGGGAAGATGGCATATTTCCAGCAGCTTTTGCAGTTGTAGATGCTGAGACGGAGGAAAATTGGCACTGGTTTTTACTGGAATTGAAATCTGCAGTGAAAACGTCAGAGCAAATTACATTTGTTGCAGATTTTCAGTATGGACTGAACAAGTCTTTGGCTGAAATATTTGACAAGTCTTACCATAGCTACTGTTTGCGCCGTCTAGCTGAAAAGCTTAACAACGATTTAAAGGGCCAATTTTCTCATGAGGCTAGGCGATTTATGATTAACGATTTCTATGCTGCTGCTTTTGCATCTAAACTTGAGGATTTCCAGCGCTGTGCTGAAAGTATAAAAGGAATTTCACCTGATGCTTACAATTGGATCATACAAAGTGAACCAGAGCACTGGGCAAATGCATTCTTCGGAGGAGCAAGGTATAACCATATCACATCGAATTTTGGACAGAAGTTCTACTGTTCCATATCTGAAGCACATGAATTGCCTATAACACAGATGATTGACGTTTTACGGGGCAAAATGATGGAAACAATATATAGACGCAGGGTTGAATCAGACCAATGGATGACAAAATTAACACCAACCAATGAGGAAAagttacaaaaagaaatatcaaTTGCACGGTCATTTCAGGTTTCACTATCCCGCGGGAGCACATTTGAAGTTCGGGGGGAATCTGTTGACATTGTTGATATTGATCATTGGGATTGTAGCTGTAAGGGATGGCAGCTTACTGGTTTGCCTTGTTGCCATGCTATTGCTGTCATTGAATGCATTGGTAGGAGCCCATATGATTATTGCCCCAGATATTTCACAGTCGAGAGTTACCGCCTAACATACGCGGAATCAATCCATCCTGTCCCAAATGTGGACAGACTAATCCTGGATGAATCGACTCCGGCACTAGTCACAGTAACCCCTCCACCTACTAGAAGACCACCAGGTCGTCCAAAGCTGAAGCAGAATGAATCATTAGAAGTAGTCAAGCGTCAACTTCAATGTAGCAAGTGTAAAGGTCTTGGCCACAATAAGAAGACGTGCAAAGATTCATAG